The sequence TAACAATCAACAGCTTAAAATATTACTAGCAAAACCTCTTATCTTTACCAAATAATCTCACACCAAAACtggataaattttataactgAAGTCAACCCAGTGCTGAATTACACAAATACTGCAAGACCCTGATAGCTCTAACCTCAAAAACTGACTAGATTTTACAAGTGAAGTGAGTGAACCCATTTGCCAATttcaaaatctttaatttttcgaTGGATCATCATATCTTTAGCCAGCTCTCTGATCCATTTCCTTTTAACAGCAATAGCATCACTCGCGATTCACCTACTCTATCAGATGCATGCTCAGCTCCAGGAGGCAGTTCTCATTCAGATGAAGAAGTGATACTAGCAAGTAACCTTCCGAAGAAACCTGCTGGGAGGAGAGTGTTTAAAGAGACCCGACATCCGGTTTTTAGAGGTGTAAGGAGGAGAAATGGCAATAAATGGGTATGTGAGGTTCGTGTgccaaataaaaaatcaagaatATGGCTTGGAACTTATCCTACACCAGAAATGGCAGCCAGAGCACATGATGTAGCTGCATTGGCCCTAAGAGGCAAATCTGCTTGTCTCAACTTTTCTGATTCCGCTTGGAGGTTACCTATCCCATCTTCTACGAGCGCTAGGGAGATTAGGAGAATTGCTGCTGAGGCAGCAGAGTCGTTTAGGCCTCAAGAATTTGGTTGTCCGGGAGAGCAAAATAGCAGCACAGAGGATCATCCGAGTGGAGCTTGTTGCGACGAGTCCAAGACTACTGTGCCTTTCATGGATGCA comes from Ricinus communis isolate WT05 ecotype wild-type chromosome 5, ASM1957865v1, whole genome shotgun sequence and encodes:
- the LOC8265403 gene encoding dehydration-responsive element-binding protein 1E; its protein translation is MDHHIFSQLSDPFPFNSNSITRDSPTLSDACSAPGGSSHSDEEVILASNLPKKPAGRRVFKETRHPVFRGVRRRNGNKWVCEVRVPNKKSRIWLGTYPTPEMAARAHDVAALALRGKSACLNFSDSAWRLPIPSSTSAREIRRIAAEAAESFRPQEFGCPGEQNSSTEDHPSGACCDESKTTVPFMDAEEVFDMPSLLVEMAQGLLLSPLRFEEDVGTDWNGLENDFDISLWSD